One segment of Acidianus sp. HS-5 DNA contains the following:
- a CDS encoding acyl-CoA dehydrogenase codes for MSEIDLITKSLREFLKREVEGIAGKIDKEDFYPRNTVMQLGELGYLIPIYSNLSHYDMFTTLEEIAKVSGSLALIADAQGELAGEMIRLYGNESQKKEFLEPMSKGEIIGSFALTEPSGGSDIGSMSTRAEKKGSWIVNGHKMWITQGLYADVFVTVAKTGNSRTDLSVFIVPRSNCVETHKIEVMGNRGTGTAEVIFHECEVTEENVVGEVNNGWKMVNSVLEVGRLAISGIAIGLAERALEEAFSWANSRTAFGNKLYSFQGLRWYFADSIAKINSIKALTKEVSRKFDENSKDKGVFVSMLKLLSANIAQEVIDSSLQIFGGLGYAKGTVVERIFRDIRLMRIGEGSDEVQRHIISKYSEKYGIPILD; via the coding sequence ATGAGTGAAATAGATCTCATAACCAAATCATTAAGGGAATTCTTAAAGAGGGAAGTAGAGGGCATTGCGGGGAAAATAGATAAAGAAGATTTTTACCCCAGAAACACAGTAATGCAATTAGGAGAGTTAGGTTACCTAATCCCGATTTACAGTAATTTGTCCCACTATGACATGTTTACCACACTTGAGGAAATTGCGAAAGTAAGTGGTTCATTGGCTTTAATTGCAGACGCCCAAGGAGAGCTGGCAGGAGAGATGATAAGGCTTTACGGTAATGAAAGCCAGAAAAAGGAATTCCTTGAACCGATGAGTAAAGGAGAGATTATAGGGAGCTTTGCGCTAACAGAGCCCTCCGGAGGAAGCGACATAGGTTCAATGAGTACTAGGGCAGAGAAGAAGGGATCGTGGATAGTGAATGGACATAAAATGTGGATAACTCAAGGACTTTACGCAGACGTATTTGTTACTGTAGCAAAGACTGGGAATTCAAGAACTGACTTATCTGTCTTTATAGTCCCAAGGAGTAATTGCGTGGAAACTCATAAGATAGAAGTAATGGGAAATAGGGGTACTGGGACAGCTGAGGTTATATTTCACGAATGTGAAGTCACGGAGGAAAACGTAGTAGGCGAGGTAAATAACGGCTGGAAAATGGTCAATTCAGTATTGGAAGTAGGCAGGTTGGCAATATCCGGTATTGCAATCGGTTTAGCTGAGAGGGCGCTGGAGGAAGCCTTTAGCTGGGCAAACTCTAGGACTGCTTTTGGAAACAAATTATACAGCTTTCAAGGGCTAAGGTGGTATTTTGCAGACTCGATAGCTAAAATCAACTCAATAAAGGCTTTGACAAAGGAAGTTAGTAGGAAGTTTGATGAGAATTCTAAGGATAAAGGAGTTTTCGTTTCCATGTTAAAACTGTTATCAGCAAACATAGCTCAAGAAGTGATAGACTCGTCCCTCCAAATTTTCGGAGGGTTAGGTTATGCGAAGGGAACTGTGGTAGAAAGGATTTTCAGGGATATAAGGTTAATGAGGATAGGTGAAGGTAGTGACGAAGTGCAGAGGCATATTATATCAAAATACTCTGAGAAATACGGTATTCCTATATTAGATTAA
- a CDS encoding thiolase domain-containing protein, with the protein MNQIAIIGTGWYGFRPSTPEVSFREMVFEAATRAYQDAGVNPRNDVDSFISCQEDFWEGISISDEFAPDQIGGALRPTMTVAGDSLQGLAHAFMHINSGVADVVAVEAHSKVSDILTYSDIVKLSMDPVYVRSINPQNLHFIAGLDAVKFMERKKVSREDLAMVVEKNKVAGLSSPRASYASKISYQDVIDKDYVVYPLTELDIAPLVDGAIVMIVSTEEVAKKLKKDDYVLVKGIAYATDSANLETSELGKANYMRIASDLAYKMANVTSPRRYFDAVFVDDRYSYKELQHLEGLKISEDPSRDLNEGNFSPQGEIPVNPLGGHLAKGVPLEASGFSLLLDAIDYIKQGKIERALVGSWRGVPTFTGSVVVVEKP; encoded by the coding sequence TTGAACCAAATAGCAATTATAGGTACAGGGTGGTACGGCTTTAGACCATCAACCCCAGAAGTATCTTTTAGAGAAATGGTTTTTGAGGCAGCAACAAGAGCTTATCAGGATGCAGGCGTAAACCCAAGGAATGACGTAGACTCTTTCATCTCATGTCAGGAAGATTTTTGGGAAGGAATATCAATAAGCGATGAATTTGCACCGGACCAAATAGGCGGAGCGTTGAGACCTACAATGACAGTAGCAGGAGATTCACTACAAGGGCTAGCACACGCATTTATGCACATAAATTCTGGAGTAGCTGATGTAGTAGCTGTAGAAGCACATTCAAAGGTAAGCGATATATTGACCTACAGCGATATAGTAAAGCTATCCATGGACCCAGTTTACGTTAGGTCAATAAACCCTCAAAACCTCCACTTCATTGCAGGGTTAGACGCAGTGAAGTTCATGGAGAGAAAGAAAGTATCTAGAGAAGACCTAGCAATGGTAGTAGAGAAGAACAAAGTTGCAGGACTCTCTTCTCCTAGAGCTTCGTATGCAAGCAAAATATCTTATCAGGACGTAATTGACAAGGACTACGTAGTATACCCTTTAACTGAACTTGACATAGCTCCATTAGTTGACGGGGCAATAGTAATGATAGTATCAACAGAAGAAGTGGCAAAAAAGCTGAAAAAAGACGATTATGTTCTGGTTAAAGGAATAGCTTACGCTACAGACTCTGCAAACTTGGAGACTTCAGAACTGGGTAAGGCTAACTACATGAGGATTGCCTCAGACCTCGCATATAAAATGGCAAACGTTACTTCACCCAGGAGGTATTTTGACGCAGTCTTCGTTGACGATAGGTACAGCTATAAAGAACTGCAACATCTGGAAGGCTTAAAGATTTCAGAAGACCCTTCAAGGGATTTAAATGAAGGGAACTTCTCACCTCAAGGAGAAATCCCGGTAAACCCATTGGGAGGGCATTTAGCTAAAGGAGTCCCACTGGAAGCTTCCGGATTTTCATTACTTTTGGACGCAATAGACTACATTAAACAAGGAAAAATAGAAAGGGCATTAGTTGGTTCTTGGAGGGGAGTTCCCACATTTACGGGTTCGGTTGTGGTGGTGGAAAAGCCATGA
- a CDS encoding thiolase domain-containing protein, with protein sequence MKVNMYLNKRVAIVGAGLTLFRRRLLETPQEIAWEASRKALDEAGLELKDIDCIVIGSAPDAFDGVHLKGEYLSHGSGGIGKPVSRVYVGGATGVMTAIAGWYHVASGMCQKVLAVAEEKMSPARPHPQSVFKYIWDPILEKPLNPNLIWIFAMEMHRYMAKYGIKKEEIALVSVKNKRNAMNNPYAQLGSNITVDDVLNSEVLVWPVQLLDVSPVSDGGAAIVLASEDVARRYTDTPVWVEGVGWTLDNTEWPARDLSYARYVEFAARMAYKMAGIERPNKEIDVVEPYDPFDYKELHHLEALQLAKRGEAPTLLKEGIFDIDGDIPSSPSGGLLGVGNPIAAAGLMKVASIYWQLKGTAGKMQVKKPVHTGVAQSWGDLMQAGTVIVLRN encoded by the coding sequence ATGAAGGTAAATATGTACTTAAATAAAAGGGTAGCAATAGTAGGGGCAGGGTTAACCCTGTTTAGGAGGAGGTTACTGGAGACTCCTCAGGAAATAGCATGGGAAGCGTCAAGGAAAGCTTTAGATGAAGCAGGATTAGAATTAAAGGACATAGACTGCATAGTAATAGGCAGTGCCCCAGATGCGTTTGACGGTGTACACTTAAAGGGGGAATACTTGTCCCACGGCTCTGGAGGGATAGGAAAGCCAGTAAGTAGAGTATACGTAGGAGGTGCTACGGGAGTTATGACTGCAATAGCTGGTTGGTACCACGTTGCCAGCGGGATGTGTCAGAAAGTTTTAGCTGTAGCAGAAGAGAAAATGAGCCCAGCAAGGCCCCATCCTCAGTCGGTGTTCAAATACATATGGGATCCAATTTTGGAAAAACCCCTCAATCCGAACTTAATATGGATATTTGCAATGGAGATGCACAGATATATGGCTAAATACGGGATAAAGAAGGAGGAAATTGCTCTGGTCTCAGTTAAAAATAAGAGAAATGCTATGAACAATCCTTATGCACAGTTAGGGTCTAACATAACTGTAGACGACGTTTTGAACAGCGAAGTCCTAGTCTGGCCTGTTCAACTTTTAGACGTCAGTCCAGTAAGTGACGGAGGAGCTGCAATAGTTCTAGCCTCTGAGGACGTAGCCAGAAGATATACTGATACTCCTGTTTGGGTAGAAGGAGTAGGTTGGACTCTGGACAACACTGAATGGCCTGCTAGGGATTTATCTTATGCTAGGTATGTTGAGTTTGCTGCAAGGATGGCTTATAAGATGGCCGGCATAGAGAGGCCTAATAAGGAAATTGACGTAGTTGAGCCTTACGATCCTTTCGATTACAAGGAATTGCACCACTTGGAGGCATTGCAACTAGCTAAAAGAGGAGAGGCACCTACGCTTTTGAAGGAAGGGATCTTTGACATAGATGGAGATATTCCCAGCAGTCCCAGCGGAGGTCTATTGGGAGTAGGAAATCCTATAGCCGCAGCGGGCTTAATGAAAGTCGCCAGCATTTATTGGCAGTTGAAAGGAACTGCAGGGAAGATGCAGGTTAAGAAACCGGTTCATACTGGAGTTGCCCAGTCCTGGGGTGACTTAATGCAGGCTGGCACGGTTATAGTTTTACGTAATTAG
- a CDS encoding Zn-ribbon domain-containing OB-fold protein yields MVTPLKENELDKHVTISYKPNAKYSYTAGQAQSKYLLGFKEGKIYGRRCNKCGKIYVPPKMYCDECFRPTDEWVEVKDEGIVMTAVASFISWTRERLEEPEIVGVIRLLPSDERDFVYPGIFHRICTSYEEVKNMSIIGKRVKAVWKSKEERKSSIEDIQCFKVI; encoded by the coding sequence TTGGTCACACCTTTAAAAGAGAACGAACTGGATAAACACGTAACAATCTCTTATAAGCCAAATGCAAAGTATTCATATACTGCAGGGCAAGCACAGAGTAAATATCTTCTCGGATTTAAAGAAGGTAAAATATACGGTAGGAGATGCAATAAATGCGGTAAAATATACGTCCCACCTAAAATGTACTGCGATGAGTGCTTCAGACCTACAGATGAATGGGTGGAAGTTAAGGATGAAGGAATAGTAATGACGGCTGTTGCCAGCTTCATAAGCTGGACTAGGGAGAGGTTAGAAGAGCCGGAAATAGTTGGCGTTATTAGGTTATTGCCTTCAGACGAGAGGGACTTCGTATATCCTGGAATATTCCACAGGATATGCACTTCTTATGAGGAAGTGAAAAATATGAGCATAATAGGTAAAAGGGTTAAGGCAGTTTGGAAGTCAAAGGAAGAAAGGAAGAGCAGTATAGAGGATATACAATGCT